The proteins below are encoded in one region of Hordeum vulgare subsp. vulgare chromosome 3H, MorexV3_pseudomolecules_assembly, whole genome shotgun sequence:
- the LOC123441303 gene encoding putative E3 ubiquitin-protein ligase SINA-like 6 — protein sequence MAGQDKRCLPSMPACNGEHGGKKARYQAVVKQEPQQEEDVEEEREEGELTSHGGSPGVAAATEALVGAAPAPAPAQIDVRMDVALLHCQACFLPLKPRVFKCETGHVVCGYCRGAHGEACGRADTPCPELDAVVGATKVPCAYRDLGCDRFVVYHGAAEHKRACPWMPCSCPQPGCAFLGPPAALLDHCAAEHSRPIIQVRYGRPWTLSLPLAQRWHVVVGQEDRSVFLVSLAELGVAATAVSLLCVRPDGAAALPAAPHFWCKLSVEHPGGDKDMMVMMASAVGSSPLSAGPPVPGQGMFLAVPHELMSGDVLAISVRIDHLQPPPATATVVAAVAARAPPPPHANAIARTTARRLQ from the exons ATGGCCGGGCAGGACAAGAGGTGTTTGCCGTCGATGCCGGCGTGCAACGGCGAGCACGGCGGCAAGAAGGCGCGGTACCAGGCCGTGGTGAAGCAGGAGCCGCAGCAGGAGGAGGACGTGGAGGAGGAGCGGGAGGAGGGCGAGCTGACGTCCCATGGCGGCAGCCCGGGAGTGGCGGCTGCGACGGAGGCCCTGGTCGGGGCGGCTCCTGCGCCCGCGCCGGCGCAGATCGACGTGAGGATGGACGTGGCGCTGCTCCACTGCCAGGCCTGCTTCCTCCCCCTCAAGCCCCGCGTGTTCAAG TGCGAGACCGGGCACGTGGTGTGCGGCTACTGCCGCGGCGCGCACGGCGAGGCCTGCGGCCGCGCCGACACGCCCTGCCCCGAGCTCGACGCCGTCGTGGGCGCCACCAAGGTGCCGTGCGCGTACAGGGACTTGGGCTGCGACCGGTTCGTCGTGTACCACGGCGCGGCGGAGCACAAGCGCGCGTGCCCCTGGATGCCCTGCTCGTGCCCGCAGCCGGGCTGCGCCTTCCTCGGCCCCCCGGCGGCGCTCCTCGACCACTGCGCGGCCGAGCACTCCCGGCCCATCATCCAGGTGCGCTACGGCCGGCCGTGGACCCTCAGCCTGCCGCTGGCGCAGCGGTGGCACGTGGTGGTCGGCCAGGAGGACCGTAGCGTCTTCCTCGTGTCCCTGGCCGAGTTGGGCGTCGCGGCCACCGCAGTGTCGCTGCTCTGCGTCAGGCCCGACGGCGCCGCGGCGCTGCCCGCGGCGCCCCACTTCTGGTGCAAGCTCTCGGTGGAGCACCCGGGCGGCGACAAGGACATGATGGTCATGATGGCTTCCGCCGTGGGCAGCAGCCCCCTGTCCGCCGGCCCGCCGGTGCCCGGGCAGGGGATGTTCTTGGCGGTGCCGCACGAGTTGATGTCCGGCGACGTGCTCGCCATCAGCGTCCGCATTGATCATCTCCAGCCTCCTCCTGCAACTgccactgttgttgctgctgtcgcgGCCagggcaccaccaccaccacatgccaaTGCCATTGCCAGGACAACAGCGAGGAGGCTCCAGTGA